Below is a genomic region from Culicoides brevitarsis isolate CSIRO-B50_1 chromosome 2, AGI_CSIRO_Cbre_v1, whole genome shotgun sequence.
tttaatatatatttttttattaatattaattttattttaatatatcgaattataattaatattcttcATCATTccacatatttaatttttatcgcataacataattttgtaaatttcagaCTTTTCTTTTCCGTTCCAATTTATACTGCTAAACAATcaacttttgatttaatttccatttttttatataataataaaatttagattcacatttttttcttttatatagtttaacattaaaacttataaatatttaatattaataataataattaataaaattcttttttttattataaatattttttttttaaatttagattcaaAAAAGGTTTCTTGcactttttaaattcgaataaGGATCTGCCGAAAcaggattaatttattttttttttgtagtatggAAAGTATTTTGGTCatgttttgttcgttttttgttatttttttaagtatctacgtcatattaatatatattttttatgattaaattcttttcttttctttgttttgttaGTACTTTatgaatatatatattttttttgttcaagtctCATCATATCTCTCAAAGGCATTCCAGTTTCCTGATTTttcctttcatatttttttttgctcatggGGATTACATTTATATAAAGTAtatcatatataataataattatttctataCTGGAGTGTGTTAAAGTGAGGATCATCGTTCAACTTACCTTTAAAAAGTGTGTTGTGTTTGTTCATGAAGCTTACCTacgaaagttaatttaattaaagtacaAAGATAAAAGACGAGAAAAGCAGTTTAAAAGGGTTGTTCCTTGGGCTTGTCCAacatttccatgaaaaattgcTCGATGGGCGTGTCACCGATCAAGCGGAAGAAGAACAAATGGTCCAAACATTTGAGACTGATGGATCGCAATGCGGGCAGACGCAACAAAAGTTGCGCAAAACGACCATCGTCGGCAGCATGATTTCGTCGGCAGTACTCTTCCAAGCTGGCATAGACTTTTTCGCGCAATGCCTCGATCTCGTTTTTCGCCTGAAGTCCTTGCGTCGCCGAATTCAGCAAAATAATCGCTTTGAGACACGCCAATTCGGTCTTatccaaattcaattttttcatttttatcgtgAGTTCGGTGAGAATGCGGTCGAATGTGGAAGTGACATTGGCTCGTACCGCGCTACTGCGATCCATCGTAAAATTGGGACCGATGCACATGGTACAGGGTTGTCTGTAACGTCGCTCTTGCGATCCCATGAGATTCACACTTTCATCTGCTTCGACATATTCGACGCTGCGCCATGCCACAGTCGCGATCAAGAGTTCATTCCAGCCGGAACGCAACAACATCACTTGATCCGCTTTTTGCAACGAAGTGAAATGCGGAAGGCGTCGCGCGAAATCGACCAATTGATAAATTTGCTTATTCACGACTTGACACAAGCTGTTGACGGGTCCCTTATATTCGTCGGGGACCATCGGAGACGAGCCAACACGCAAGTAAGGGACAGCATTGTCTCGATTTTGCGTTTCGCTTTTCTGTTCGGCATCGAGAATTCGTTCGACAGTCAAGTCTTTCACAGTTGATGTCGGGAAAAGTTCCTCCGCTTTGTTATTAGCAGCTTGATTTTGAGTCGCTGAGTTATTTTTCGAGCCGCGACTTCGTTCTTCTTGCACCGCTTCGCGTTTCATGCCGCACATCAAGCACTTTTGGTACCGACAATACTGACAACGATTCCTCTGACGCTTATCCACGATGCAATTTCGGTCTTCGCGACATGCATAAGTCAAGTCCTTGCGCACGGTTCGCTTGAAAAATCCCTTGCAACCCTCGCACGAGTAAACGCCGTAATGCTTGCCACTCGCTTTGTCGCCGCAAATCGAACATAAATGCTTCGAACCCGAAAGCGGATGATTCGGCGGGTAATTTGGGGCCGGAGTTGGTGGCATCGACATCGGAGACATGGCAGAATAAGCGCCTtgcaagttgttgttgttgagcTGCTGCAACTCCAATGGCTTCACATCCATCGGGGACATTGGACCTTccatggttttttttttttgcttttttttttgcgaaaaaacttCCAGAAACTCCTCACAGAAACGCAGAATCTTCTCCTTCTTTTGTTTGTAGGTGGCAGTACGCGAGCGAGACAACAatggaaaagaaaagaaatggccttgaaaattttaaagtttgtttGACCTTCGAAACCCGGCTTTTTTGGCAACGAGCTCGAAGTTTTTTGTGATTAGCGTCTTTTGGCGCCTCAGATTTGGCAGTCTTACCTTGTCCAGCAAGTTTTTCCAAcgaaataacagaaaaaatcgagaaattcTCGTAGTTTCACTTCTTTTCagtcactttaaaaatttctgtacGTATCCCCCAGCTCACATTTTGACACGTGCTGATCGTACGTTCTATAGTGTTTGTAGAACTTAAGGCGACGCCTTAAAAAAGTTGACTTAAGGCAacgcttcaaaaaaattttttgtcacctGGGACCTCcgcaacgatttttttttgcgccgtGGGACTTTGTTGACATTTTGCTGCATTCTGATTGGTTGTTTGACGAAATTTCTTGACCATTCCAAGATTGTTTATATCGAAATCAACACAAAACGTTCAATTTCTCgtgttttcttttaattttcctatttttcatCCGATTTTCGGTAagtttcctaaaaaatttttaaatttaatgaaaatttattaataaaatcatcgaaattcttcaaaaatagttGCAAGAAGCTGAAATTAAGGCAAAAACATTACCGGACGACGCCCTTTAAAGTGAAGCAATTAACATggaattgaaatatttgatcCCCATTAGTGCCATTCTGCTCTCGATGATCGACAGAGGTGAGTTTTTCCCATAATTTCCAACCGAATTTCATTCCAGCTGGCAACAagacccaaaaaattaaaaaaatccttttcccAAAATGAAGCGACATCAATTAGTTGTTATGTCTGCAATACGACGTCGTCATTAAGTGCCCCCTTCCAATGTTCCGAGTGGTTTGACCGGTATGACAATCCCGATTTAGAGCCGCAGGACTGCTCGAATGTGCACGGAGCGAAATATTGCATCAAGCATATCGGGCGTTTCGAAGGTTTGTCACGTCGATGgggctgaaaaaaattaacaatttggTGTCTTGTCTCTTctatcctaaaaaaaaattaacttttactcACAAATTTCGTTACTAATGTAAATAACTCTCACTAATCACTAAATAACTCACACAGCAAACGCAATTTCGTGCTATCAGTGTAACGCATCCACGTCTATGGGATGCGGCGATGGGATGATTTCACTCCCAGACTCGCCGATACAGCCAAAGCCATGCGATCATGTCATTGACGCTGAATATTGTATCAAGTGGATTCAGTATGGaggtgtttaattttttcataaatgagTGGCGTTTCATttgattttctgattttttcatgattttttttgagtttcagagcacaaatttttgtttgcatgTGAGCACTTTTCATTTACTaaacttttctaatttataattttaatgttgtaGTCAGTGTTGGGTtcgaaaattatcatttttagaattttttgaggcAATTTCAGAGACAAAAagctgttaaaaatttttaaagattgaatttttacatttttttcttaaaaaaatttattaaattgcctgaaaatgcttgaaaaatgttgataaatCCTCAGTTTGAGccaaattttgaatgtttttgataaatttagaatgttatttgattaaaaatttattaaaaatgttcatgagAAATcctattttttactttttctagTTGAAGAGTAATAAGAATTGTCTGAAAAAgtcctaaaaatgaattaaattgagGCTTTTTGTTCAGATAAAGACAAAAGTTCATCGTTTTCGGCGAAATTTTACTGATCTTTGACTTGAAAGTCACAGTgaaattaatagaattttatttttactacgaatatttgtttaaaaattcaataaattgccTGAAATTGgctcaaaaatgtatttttcagACAATTTATCTACAATTAGAATCAATTTTGTTAgtcttttgttaaaattttaattctaaatgacttaaatttgtcaaaaatgtccataaaaattttttacggttttcgaaaatgtgtttgaaataataaggccgctccaaaaaaaattttaatgaaaaagccaaaaattttttttggtaaaaatgcttttttggtctattttcataatttttcaagaaattttcaaaaatttttaaattttcccaaaattgaaaatgcttttaaagatgtattttttttcaaaatcaaaattttaaaaattttgatgattttttttaatttaaaatttctgaaatcatttttaaaaaaaaaaattcttaatgtaGGTACCtcaaaaacaactaaaacaatttttatttgtgctaaaaatgagttttgccttaaaatgtatttcaaaattttttggccaaaaaatatttttttgaaataaattttaacaaaattcaatttatatttgagtcgcaataaattaaaatctttaaaaaaaaatctttaaaaaaattcttgaaaaattacaaaaaaaaaaaatttcttagacAAAGAACCCTTCACTGAACGTAGAATTGactaaaaatccataaaaacctaaattttcactaaatttaattatttttttcatttttcatcacttCACAGGAGGCATCGGCGCAAAACGTTACTGCTCCTCAAAGGATCTCGGCAACTACTGTGACTACGTAAAGAACAAGGGCGACGGAATGGAATATCGTTCCTGCATTTTCACATGCGACACTGATGGATGCAACCATTCAACGAGCCTGAAAGCCACTTTAGCAGCTTTCTTCTTACCACTCTTCGTGCTCTTAACGAAGAATTTCTAGAATTTTCCaagcaacgaaaaattttcttagatCTTAGGTGTAAAAGTAAACGAATCCGTccaaattcgcaaaaaaaataaaaatttttatgacaaaattttatgcaaaacatCATTTTCGAGTTTGAGCTCTTGAATTTTCTCAACTGTGGCATCGAAATCCAGCAACAAAGGCATTCTGTTGAGCAATCCGCTGTCATTATTGAGTTgatccaattttttcttcaacattcCGTAATCGACGCGTAATTTATTCAGCTCATCCCTTATCTGTTGTTGTTCTTTTTCAAAATCGACGTTTTCAATTTCCTTCGTATCAATAATTTGCAAGACGACATCCCTTTTTTCGCGGATATTTGCGAGTTTTTGTGTGTCTGCCTCGCATTTCAAGCGTAAACGATTCAAATCTGAGTTGCGTTCCTCAATTTTGTCCGTTAAATATTGCAATTCGGTGCGAAGTTGTTCGAAATCTGCCATGCAAAGCCCATCTCCGAGGTCATCGAGCTCCAAAAGTTTTCGTTGGGTGTCATTCGCGTGCTTTTCTGCTAAAATAAATTCCAATCTTTGTACGGAAAGAGCTTCGCGTGCCTTTTTTTGACGCGTTAAAATGCCTTGGATGAgtttttctgacaaattttcgccCGTTTTGTCGTTTATCAAGGTCAAACCAGTTTCCATCAAAGCATTTTCGTACTCAGAAACCTCTTTTTGAAGCtcatttttgtaattcaaaacttcattttgatgattttcaacGTTTTTCAAGGCTTCAGTAATTTGTGACTCATCCTCACATGTTCGAATAAATGCTTGGAGCGAGTCTTCATACCGCACTTCATGCTCAGCCATGTCGGATTTTGCTCCATCGATGAATGCgcgattaattttcttctttttgaaaTAAGTGGTGAGCTTGCGGCGAATGAAGCGATTTTGAATTTCAGctaattttcgttttaaacTGATTTCTTTCAATTCTTGGATCAGTAAAAAGCGATCAGTGTCGTCGTGGAGTGAAATTGAAGAGCTGGAAGAAGCATTGAGTGAAGATTCGTCCCGAGGTAAGTGATCGAGAGTGATGTCGATCACATTTTCAGCAATAAGAGCTTTTTCGCTGGCAGTTGTGAGTTGAGAGGAGCTGGATTCCAtgctgaaattgaataaaattagtaaaaaattagtaagaGGTTGCTATGATTtgtcttgaaaaatgttttcagattaagaaatttaaaaaaaatattttgagctgaaaaatgttagaaatttgaaactgaaaaaaaactatgtcaaaggaaatttttttttcagtttcaattttttggcagttttgagttataaaatgattaaaaatgataaattagagctctttgacaaatttttatccatttggagcaagatttgtcaaaaattgctttgacacagtttttgacacagtttttgatttgttttttttcttgatttagttttcaaaacaaaactatgtcaaaggaaaaaatttttttcagtttcaattttttggcagatttgagttataaaatgattaaaaatgataaattagagctctcagacaaatttttatccatttggagcaagatttgtcaaaaatggctttgacacagtttttgacacagtttttgatttggttttttttcttgatttagttttcaaaacaaaactatgtcaaaggaaaaaatttttttcagtttcaattttttggcagttttgagttataaaatgattaaaaataataaattagagccctctgacaaatttttatccatttggagcaagatttgaaaaaaatggctttgacacagtttttgatttggtttttttttcttgatttagttttcaaaacaaaactatgtcaaaggaaaaaatttttttcagtttcaattttttggcagttttgagttataaaatgattaaaaatgataaattagagccctctgacaaatttgattaaaaatgataaattagagccctctgacaaatttttatccatttggagcaagatttgtcaaaaatggctttgacacagtttttgatttggtttttgatttgatttttttcttgatttagttttcaaaacaaaactatgtcaaaggaaaaaatttttttcagtttcaattttttggcagttttgagttataaaatgattaaaaatgataaattagagccctctgacaaatttttatccatttggagcaagatttgtcaaaaatggctttgacacagtttttttgctcttgatttagttttcaaaacaaaactatgtcaaaggaaaaaatttttttcagtttcaattttttggcagttttgagttataaaatgattaaaaatgataaattagagccctctgacaaatttttattcatttggagcaagatttgtcaaaaatggctttgacacagtttttgatttggttttttttcttgatttagttttcaaaacaaaactatgtcaaaggaaaaaatttttttcagtttcaattttttggcagttttgagttataaaatgattaaaaatgataaattagagccctctgacaaattttcattcatttggagcaagatttgtcaaaaatggctttgacacagtttttgatttggtttttttcttgatttagttttcaaaacaaaactatgtcaaaggaaaaaatttttttcagtttcaattttttggcagttttgagttataaaatgattaaaaatgataaattagagccctcagacaaatttttatccatttggagcaagatttgtcaaaaatggctttgacacagtttttgacacagtttttgatttggtttttttttcttgatttagttttcaaaacaaaactatttcaaagaaaaaatttttttcagtttcaattttttggcagttttgagttataaaatgattaaaaatgataaattagagccctctgacaaatttttatccatttggaaagatttgtcaaaaatggctttgacacagtttttgatttggtttttttcttgatttaaatgtcaaagaaaaaaaaatttttttcagtttcaattttttggcagttttgagttataaaatgattaaaaatgataaattagagacaAATTAGAtccctttgaaaaaaaaattttaagttttttttttattttcaattttttggcagtttttttaaaaatgataaattaaaaagtaatttattttaaattcaattaactaaaatttcaaaaacttaaaactaaaatttaaatactttaaaaaatttcaaaaagttgaaaattaaaaaaaattataaatgtaaaatttgaaactgatcaaaaaatttaaattttagacttaaaaaatattataacgcTCAAAGATATTTATCAAAAGagctgtaaaattaaaatattcattgatccaactttaacaaaatttaaaatatttattttaatgcaagATTGACACTCAAATActtataaaagtcaaaaattcatcaaaatcgaTCATCAACAACTGTTCAAAATTCCGAAATTCGTCAAGATCAACATCTACATTccacaaaaatgcaaaaaatgtcaaaaattcaaccaaaaaCTGTTTTTGACACGTGTGTCAATCAAATTTGTACCTTTTCCAACAACATCATCTTGTCGCCTACCTATTTACAACGTCCaaccaaacaaacaacaaaaaaatacgatgaaaaattattatttactcgGCACGTCTcccttttattttcattttacaaATATGTTGTTATTTTCCAATGCCGATTGTctcatacatttattttttttttgttgaaattatttttagcccGACTATTTATTAACATCACCACGTGAATATTTATctgttttataataattaaatgaccTTTCCGACGTTTTCGCCGATTTTCGTGAACCTTTTGAgcgaaatttcttaatttcgaACCGTTTTTCGCCAAAAAATCGTCTTGGGAGCtctgaatttttgtaaattatcacGAAATGGGAAAtacaaacaagaaattttctcgTGAGAGACTCTGCGGTACAGCGAGATGcgaaaatctttaataataattttattattggatGGAATTAGAATCGCAAAAAGGTGTTTAATTTTCTCGAGATGCGAGCGCGCGAGtgtttatttgacttttttgcaAGACAGATGTGCCTCGTcgcgaattttaatttctcgagtaattaaaaaaaaattgattaaaatgtaTTCATCGGCTCGTAAGGCTTACGGGGGCAGCGGCGCTTCGTCAACCAACACAAAAGTAAGTGAAAAACGCAAAAGTGacgcaagattttttttatttttctcaaagtgAGTCAGTAAATTAAGCGGATTCTgagtcatttttatttgtttgtcgtCCCGGTGttccattatttttccattgtgTTCgttgatgtgagaaaaaatgcaaaaaaatatttattttgcgcACTAGAGTGACCCGAAAAAGTAATTGGCACGTTtttcaatggaatttttttcgtaagacGCGAATTTCTCTACTGAAGTCGATGCTAATTTCATGAGTAAATAGGCAATTGTTACAATTTAACGGTTTTCAAGCAatcgatttcaagcctaaaaccgttcaaatggacaaaaaaatcCGCAGTCTTGGTCAAGAAGTGCTTTTAAAGAAGTTCGTGAACGATGATTTCCaagttttttgtctttattgcACTTTTGTTGCTCAATTCGAAGGCAGATTCGGTCCTCAATGACGCAGGTAACCCTCGAAAATGAcctaaaatgaagaaaattaattaatttttgtcaaaagtgGGCACTTGTAGTGTTCAATCCGGCGAAATTCTTCCCGATGCGGCATGTTACGACAATTGTTTGGACACGGAAGAGCAACGTCACTTCTTAACATGCATCGAAATGGTCTGTTATTGTCGTTTAGTGGGTGATGCGCGATCAATTTCGCCTCCTGCTGACCCTGTGGTGCCCTTGAACGCGGGAGGAGTGACAGAAAAGCCATCGGAAAATGTTCCAACTGTTTATGTACCATCAGAAAACGTAAATTCAACCACTTTGAGTGCTTCTGTTGAAAGTTCAGCGGTGACTGAAGCAACAAATAATGGAACAACAAGCAGCGA
It encodes:
- the LOC134832204 gene encoding uncharacterized protein LOC134832204, with the translated sequence MISKFFVFIALLLLNSKADSVLNDAVGTCSVQSGEILPDAACYDNCLDTEEQRHFLTCIEMVCYCRLVGDARSISPPADPVVPLNAGGVTEKPSENVPTVYVPSENVNSTTLSASVESSAVTEATNNGTTSSETPKMAENQTESTSSSSLGSSSVPGDVSSSTNATPKV
- the LOC134832206 gene encoding U-scoloptoxin(05)-Sm1a, with protein sequence MELKYLIPISAILLSMIDRATSISCYVCNTTSSLSAPFQCSEWFDRYDNPDLEPQDCSNVHGAKYCIKHIGRFEGGIGAKRYCSSKDLGNYCDYVKNKGDGMEYRSCIFTCDTDGCNHSTSLKATLAAFFLPLFVLLTKNF
- the LOC134832197 gene encoding protein ultraspiracle, with amino-acid sequence MEGPMSPMDVKPLELQQLNNNNLQGAYSAMSPMSMPPTPAPNYPPNHPLSGSKHLCSICGDKASGKHYGVYSCEGCKGFFKRTVRKDLTYACREDRNCIVDKRQRNRCQYCRYQKCLMCGMKREAVQEERSRGSKNNSATQNQAANNKAEELFPTSTVKDLTVERILDAEQKSETQNRDNAVPYLRVGSSPMVPDEYKGPVNSLCQVVNKQIYQLVDFARRLPHFTSLQKADQVMLLRSGWNELLIATVAWRSVEYVEADESVNLMGSQERRYRQPCTMCIGPNFTMDRSSAVRANVTSTFDRILTELTIKMKKLNLDKTELACLKAIILLNSATQGLQAKNEIEALREKVYASLEEYCRRNHAADDGRFAQLLLRLPALRSISLKCLDHLFFFRLIGDTPIEQFFMEMLDKPKEQPF
- the LOC134828928 gene encoding coiled-coil domain-containing protein 96, which encodes MESSSSQLTTASEKALIAENVIDITLDHLPRDESSLNASSSSSISLHDDTDRFLLIQELKEISLKRKLAEIQNRFIRRKLTTYFKKKKINRAFIDGAKSDMAEHEVRYEDSLQAFIRTCEDESQITEALKNVENHQNEVLNYKNELQKEVSEYENALMETGLTLINDKTGENLSEKLIQGILTRQKKAREALSVQRLEFILAEKHANDTQRKLLELDDLGDGLCMADFEQLRTELQYLTDKIEERNSDLNRLRLKCEADTQKLANIREKRDVVLQIIDTKEIENVDFEKEQQQIRDELNKLRVDYGMLKKKLDQLNNDSGLLNRMPLLLDFDATVEKIQELKLENDVLHKILS